The following proteins are co-located in the Acidicapsa acidisoli genome:
- a CDS encoding response regulator transcription factor, with amino-acid sequence MTSGGTKTIETYGDVGLKACLNDLIGILALPAIWAGQEQDHVIKTLTDAICRIFELDFVYAGVNLPDGKRIERIRVTGWRNTIESDDGLRQVLGQWLRKDPKTRSSVLSSRHGDGQFALAAFPFGSDGRKGVFVAGSDRSDFPSKSERLLLNIAANQAAIGLREAQLLSERTIAQELNSERTQQKEELAIAKDELRKENEQRKAAERALRVIEARLSREVQMALVAEEANKSQLAELQENCSKLTRREREVLPFVVAGRLSKQIAGDLGTSEITIRVHRGQIMRKMQAHSLADLIRMADRLGIQ; translated from the coding sequence TTGACTTCTGGCGGCACAAAGACTATTGAGACCTACGGTGACGTCGGGCTGAAGGCGTGTCTCAATGACCTTATCGGGATCCTCGCATTACCGGCCATATGGGCAGGCCAGGAACAGGATCATGTCATCAAAACGTTAACTGACGCCATTTGTCGTATTTTCGAGCTGGATTTTGTATATGCGGGCGTGAATCTCCCAGACGGCAAACGGATCGAGAGGATTCGGGTCACCGGCTGGAGAAATACGATCGAGAGCGATGATGGTCTTCGTCAGGTGCTCGGACAATGGCTCAGGAAAGATCCGAAAACTCGATCCTCTGTGCTGAGCAGTCGGCACGGAGATGGCCAGTTCGCGCTTGCGGCATTTCCCTTCGGTTCTGATGGGCGAAAGGGTGTATTCGTCGCCGGTTCCGACCGATCCGATTTTCCGAGCAAATCCGAACGGTTGCTTCTCAACATTGCTGCGAACCAAGCGGCGATTGGGCTGCGAGAAGCTCAGCTGCTGAGCGAACGCACGATTGCTCAAGAACTCAATTCCGAGCGTACTCAGCAAAAGGAAGAGCTGGCGATTGCGAAGGACGAGTTGAGGAAGGAAAACGAACAACGCAAAGCCGCCGAGAGGGCACTTCGCGTGATCGAGGCGCGCCTCTCCCGCGAAGTGCAGATGGCGCTTGTCGCGGAGGAGGCCAACAAATCGCAACTGGCCGAACTGCAAGAGAACTGCTCCAAGTTGACCCGCCGTGAGCGAGAAGTTCTGCCGTTCGTTGTCGCGGGTCGACTCAGCAAACAAATCGCTGGTGACCTTGGCACAAGTGAGATCACGATCCGCGTCCATCGGGGGCAGATCATGCGCAAAATGCAAGCACATTCGCTGGCAGATTTAATCAGGATGGCTGACAGATTAGGAATCCAGTAG
- a CDS encoding glycoside hydrolase family 95 protein, whose amino-acid sequence MEGRVNPTFVPAHSKAMIRSSKLFAIAGLSIMAGLIGQLTPAQTANSREVLWYRTPAPVWDSALPIGNGRLGAMVFSGANAGANNGDRQAFPKNAPLMDGAQTSGEDEHLQLNESSLWRGSRADRLNPRAHGAVPEIRKMLLDSKGLDGAKISAAEKMAQDEMIGVPPGMPGYSTLGDLYLRATKRGAIDDYRRQLDLGTGIVRVTYTMDGVRYTREVFASVPDDVIVVRLMADRKGAIAFRASMDRPDDFSVAARGEDRLILREGADHKDQIRFAGEVLFLPTSGSVHAEGSEIVVTDADAVTVFIAAATDFKGGPFAGGDPVARCESVLGYAQKRRAEEILTRQEAVYQQQFRRMVLHLGATQKVSEDLPTDERVKRVSAGADDLGLQELYFQFARYLLISSSRPDGLPANLQGIWAAGIDNPWGSKYTINVNTEMNYWLAEPAALGETVLPLINLIDMVRDPASGTGSQVAGQYYGAHGFMIHHNTDLWGDAEPIDGYQWGVWPMGGAWLSLAAWDHYAFSSDKQFLRKRAWPILHDASTFFLDYLVKDDSGHLVTGPSISPENRYTLPDGTSHSLTMGPTMDIEIVRELLQRTLDAGQILGEDPAFLERLEEARSKLPPFKIGRLGQLQEWQQDYDEPEPGHRHISHLWALFPGTQISVEHTPELAKAAQVSLERRLSFGGGQTGWSRAWVVNYWDHLHDGKQAYDSLQVMIRQSTFPNLMDTHPPGLFQIDGNLGAANGMLETLVQSRWMPKTVEVALLPALPEEWKSGSVEGLCLRGGSTLSMHWADGRIVSLRLHAAQDGSIRLMLPQHASILSVHTLAGKRQDVAADGGFKLKANTSYEVSLQ is encoded by the coding sequence ATGGAAGGTAGAGTGAACCCCACCTTCGTTCCGGCGCATTCAAAGGCGATGATCCGTTCTTCTAAGCTGTTTGCGATTGCAGGTCTTTCCATCATGGCGGGATTGATCGGTCAACTCACCCCGGCGCAGACCGCTAACTCACGCGAGGTCCTTTGGTACCGGACTCCTGCGCCTGTGTGGGATAGTGCTCTGCCCATCGGCAACGGGAGGCTCGGCGCGATGGTTTTCAGCGGAGCCAACGCAGGTGCCAACAATGGAGACCGGCAGGCCTTCCCGAAGAATGCTCCGTTGATGGATGGGGCGCAGACTTCAGGTGAGGATGAACATCTGCAGCTCAACGAGTCCTCCCTCTGGAGAGGCAGCCGCGCCGATCGGCTTAATCCGCGCGCTCACGGCGCGGTTCCAGAGATTCGCAAAATGCTGCTCGACTCCAAAGGGTTGGATGGGGCGAAGATTTCTGCTGCCGAGAAGATGGCTCAGGATGAGATGATCGGCGTTCCGCCGGGAATGCCGGGTTACAGCACGCTGGGCGATCTGTACTTGCGCGCGACGAAGCGTGGCGCAATCGACGACTATCGCAGACAACTGGATCTTGGCACTGGGATCGTGCGCGTGACCTATACGATGGATGGTGTTCGCTACACGCGAGAAGTGTTCGCGTCGGTGCCGGACGATGTCATCGTGGTGCGACTCATGGCAGACCGCAAAGGGGCGATCGCCTTTCGCGCGAGCATGGACCGGCCGGATGATTTCAGCGTGGCTGCGCGCGGAGAGGACAGGCTGATTCTGCGCGAGGGAGCTGATCACAAGGATCAGATTCGGTTTGCAGGCGAGGTGCTGTTTCTGCCCACAAGCGGTTCAGTGCATGCAGAAGGCTCAGAGATTGTGGTAACAGACGCAGATGCCGTAACTGTGTTCATCGCAGCGGCCACCGATTTCAAAGGAGGTCCCTTTGCGGGTGGCGATCCTGTGGCAAGGTGTGAGAGTGTCTTGGGTTACGCACAAAAGCGGAGAGCCGAAGAGATTCTCACCAGGCAGGAGGCGGTCTATCAGCAACAATTCCGACGCATGGTGCTGCACCTCGGTGCGACGCAGAAGGTCAGTGAGGACCTGCCCACCGACGAGCGGGTGAAACGCGTGAGCGCTGGAGCTGACGATCTGGGGCTGCAAGAGCTCTATTTTCAGTTTGCCCGATACTTATTAATCAGCTCGTCGCGGCCGGACGGATTGCCGGCTAACTTGCAGGGGATCTGGGCAGCTGGCATCGACAATCCATGGGGATCTAAATACACCATCAACGTCAACACGGAGATGAACTACTGGCTCGCAGAGCCGGCGGCCCTTGGTGAAACGGTATTGCCACTGATCAACCTCATTGACATGGTTCGCGATCCCGCCAGCGGTACCGGGTCACAAGTCGCGGGGCAATACTACGGAGCCCATGGATTCATGATCCACCACAATACCGATCTCTGGGGCGACGCTGAGCCTATTGATGGCTATCAGTGGGGAGTGTGGCCGATGGGAGGCGCATGGCTTTCTCTTGCGGCATGGGATCATTATGCATTCTCGTCCGATAAGCAGTTCCTGCGAAAACGAGCATGGCCAATCCTGCACGATGCTTCGACATTCTTCCTCGACTATCTCGTGAAGGACGATTCCGGCCATCTGGTCACAGGTCCTTCCATCTCTCCGGAGAACCGTTACACCCTTCCGGACGGAACAAGTCATTCGCTCACCATGGGCCCCACGATGGATATCGAAATTGTGCGAGAACTCCTCCAACGCACACTCGATGCAGGGCAAATTCTCGGGGAAGATCCGGCTTTTCTGGAACGGTTGGAAGAGGCTCGCAGCAAGCTGCCGCCCTTCAAGATTGGCCGGCTCGGCCAGTTGCAGGAGTGGCAGCAAGACTATGATGAGCCGGAGCCGGGTCATCGTCACATATCTCATCTATGGGCGCTCTTTCCTGGAACGCAGATCTCGGTGGAGCACACTCCTGAACTTGCCAAAGCGGCTCAGGTTTCTCTGGAACGGCGCCTGTCCTTTGGCGGAGGACAGACAGGATGGTCTCGTGCGTGGGTGGTGAATTATTGGGATCACCTTCATGACGGAAAGCAAGCCTACGACAGCCTGCAAGTCATGATCCGTCAATCGACATTCCCCAATTTGATGGACACGCATCCTCCAGGGCTATTCCAGATCGACGGCAATCTAGGGGCCGCAAACGGAATGCTTGAGACTTTGGTCCAATCGCGTTGGATGCCCAAAACAGTGGAAGTTGCACTGCTCCCCGCGTTGCCGGAGGAGTGGAAAAGCGGATCCGTTGAAGGCTTGTGTCTTCGTGGCGGCTCTACTTTGTCCATGCATTGGGCGGATGGAAGGATTGTCTCCTTACGGCTTCATGCCGCGCAGGATGGATCGATCAGGCTTATGCTTCCGCAGCATGCGTCGATCCTGAGTGTTCACACCCTGGCTGGAAAACGTCAGGATGTGGCGGCGGATGGCGGGTTCAAACTCAAAGCTAACACCTCGTATGAAGTGAGCTTGCAATGA
- a CDS encoding carboxylesterase/lipase family protein, which yields MSGSSNRIVLTRREALLLSASAAVNITTGQSALASDSIKTAAHQEPGNCSTPRSAVAKTQYGKVRGFVDGGVLTFKGVPYGETTAGENRWLPAKPPAPWTDEYPALVYGANCPQNLHAWTGIEQTFLFDWDDGWQSEDMLKLNIWTPSLTGKRPVMFYMHGGGFSFGSSYELPSHEGAQMARHHDVVQVSVNHRLNILGFFDAAEIGGSAYEDSANVGMTDLVAALKWVHENIENFGGDPDRVMIYGQSGGGSKVTTLMGMPSAVGLFHRASAQSGGGGNIPSRDQQKELARQVMKELGLAPNDIGALQKMEWAKLFAAGNAAAAKINPPGPPMMGPGAPGAPRVGWSPCVDGKVINMRSFFDAAPEISKNVPILIGSVSEEGNRMSSKPTEEEWHASLTKAYGDEKATAIVAALKKAYPQKQIRTLSYICSGNPGLNGLSMRNNVVKMARLKHELKAAPAYTYYFTWQTQILDGAPGAWHTADLQFCFDNTKRCEQGTGNTPEAQALARKMAASWATFAATGNPSIPGLRWEPTDPEMNRTMIWNNQCRMSDDPDGEARRIILA from the coding sequence ATGTCGGGATCTTCAAACCGTATTGTTCTCACCCGCCGCGAGGCGCTGCTTCTTTCCGCATCTGCGGCAGTAAACATCACAACCGGCCAATCCGCGCTCGCCTCCGACAGTATCAAGACCGCGGCACATCAAGAGCCTGGCAACTGCTCCACGCCGCGCTCGGCGGTTGCGAAGACGCAGTATGGAAAGGTGCGTGGGTTTGTCGACGGCGGTGTGCTTACGTTCAAGGGAGTGCCTTATGGCGAGACCACGGCTGGGGAGAATCGCTGGCTCCCCGCAAAGCCGCCCGCACCTTGGACGGACGAATATCCAGCGCTGGTGTACGGAGCCAATTGCCCCCAGAATCTGCATGCATGGACGGGCATCGAGCAAACGTTCCTCTTTGACTGGGACGACGGTTGGCAAAGCGAGGACATGCTGAAGCTTAATATCTGGACGCCGAGCCTGACAGGTAAGCGTCCCGTGATGTTTTACATGCACGGAGGAGGGTTCAGTTTCGGATCGTCCTATGAATTGCCCTCGCATGAAGGCGCACAGATGGCGCGGCACCATGACGTGGTGCAGGTCTCTGTCAATCATCGCCTGAACATTCTTGGGTTCTTTGATGCCGCGGAGATTGGCGGCTCGGCGTATGAGGACTCGGCGAACGTGGGGATGACGGACCTGGTTGCAGCGCTGAAGTGGGTTCACGAGAACATCGAAAACTTTGGCGGCGATCCGGATCGGGTGATGATCTACGGACAGTCGGGCGGCGGGTCGAAGGTGACGACGCTGATGGGCATGCCTTCGGCGGTGGGGTTGTTCCATCGGGCTTCGGCGCAGTCGGGCGGAGGCGGGAATATTCCCAGCAGGGATCAGCAGAAAGAACTAGCCCGGCAGGTGATGAAAGAGCTCGGGCTTGCGCCGAATGATATTGGGGCCCTACAGAAGATGGAGTGGGCGAAGCTGTTTGCAGCAGGCAATGCTGCAGCGGCGAAGATTAATCCGCCGGGGCCGCCGATGATGGGACCGGGAGCGCCGGGTGCACCGCGGGTCGGGTGGTCACCGTGTGTAGACGGCAAGGTGATCAACATGCGGTCTTTCTTCGATGCTGCGCCTGAGATATCGAAGAATGTGCCCATTTTAATTGGCTCCGTCAGTGAAGAAGGCAACCGCATGTCCTCTAAGCCTACGGAAGAAGAGTGGCATGCGAGCCTGACCAAAGCTTACGGCGACGAAAAGGCAACGGCCATTGTAGCCGCTCTGAAGAAGGCCTATCCGCAAAAACAGATTCGAACCTTGTCCTACATATGCAGCGGCAATCCAGGATTGAACGGGCTATCCATGCGCAACAACGTGGTGAAGATGGCGCGATTGAAGCACGAACTCAAAGCCGCTCCTGCTTACACCTACTACTTCACCTGGCAGACACAGATTCTCGATGGCGCACCGGGCGCGTGGCACACCGCCGATCTCCAATTCTGCTTTGATAACACCAAGCGCTGCGAGCAGGGAACGGGCAACACACCCGAGGCGCAGGCACTAGCGAGAAAGATGGCTGCATCATGGGCAACGTTTGCAGCAACTGGAAATCCGAGCATACCTGGCCTGAGATGGGAGCCTACCGACCCTGAAATGAACAGGACGATGATCTGGAATAACCAATGCCGTATGTCGGATGATCCCGATGGAGAAGCTCGCAGGATCATATTGGCATAA
- a CDS encoding alpha/beta hydrolase: MKTVPLSIVIALVMITAPAGTLRAQVQTLVPDPVPGAKPVAVEHIKIHGASLEGNLEGEAVDRDVIVFLPPSYEKDKKRRYPVVYALHGYSIGAEQWTHEIHVPQTVEGAFAKGAKEMIVVLPDSKTIYNGSMYSSSATTGDFENYVARDVVAYIDAHYRTIPDRQSRGLAGHSMGGYGASRIGMKHPDVFGALYIMSPCCMSPMAGGGPGPADQMKERAIANEKKVSAAKSPTDLAAQSPGFQSAQYATAAAWAPDPKNPPLYFDLPTKDGVPQPEIMAKYAANAPLAFVDQYIGNLKQYRAIAMDVGDQDGLRFDATKLHQILDNYGVANSFEIYSGTHTSAVADRFQNHVLPFFNRNLCFTTGCR, translated from the coding sequence ATGAAAACCGTTCCGTTGTCAATCGTCATCGCACTTGTCATGATTACCGCACCAGCGGGGACGCTCCGCGCCCAGGTGCAGACGCTTGTGCCCGACCCCGTGCCGGGCGCAAAGCCGGTGGCCGTGGAGCACATCAAGATCCATGGTGCGTCTCTTGAAGGAAACCTCGAGGGCGAGGCCGTCGATCGAGATGTCATTGTCTTTCTGCCGCCGAGCTACGAGAAAGACAAGAAGCGCCGCTATCCGGTGGTGTATGCGTTGCACGGATACTCGATCGGAGCCGAGCAGTGGACGCATGAGATTCATGTCCCGCAGACCGTTGAAGGAGCGTTCGCGAAAGGGGCGAAGGAGATGATCGTCGTCCTGCCCGATTCCAAGACGATTTACAACGGCTCCATGTATTCAAGCTCTGCCACGACGGGCGATTTTGAGAATTATGTCGCGCGCGATGTTGTTGCCTACATCGACGCGCATTACCGCACCATCCCGGATCGGCAGAGCAGAGGATTGGCCGGCCACTCCATGGGTGGATACGGCGCTTCCCGCATCGGCATGAAACACCCCGATGTATTCGGCGCACTCTATATCATGAGCCCGTGCTGTATGTCTCCAATGGCTGGCGGTGGACCTGGGCCAGCCGATCAAATGAAGGAGCGGGCGATTGCCAACGAGAAGAAAGTTTCGGCGGCGAAATCCCCGACCGACCTCGCCGCCCAGTCGCCGGGCTTCCAATCGGCCCAATACGCGACGGCGGCAGCCTGGGCGCCCGATCCGAAGAACCCGCCGCTCTACTTCGATCTGCCAACGAAGGACGGTGTGCCGCAGCCGGAGATCATGGCAAAATATGCAGCCAATGCCCCGCTGGCATTCGTAGATCAGTACATCGGAAATCTTAAGCAGTACCGCGCCATTGCGATGGATGTCGGCGATCAAGATGGTTTGCGCTTCGACGCCACCAAACTGCACCAGATTCTCGATAACTATGGGGTTGCAAACAGCTTTGAGATATACTCTGGCACGCACACGAGCGCTGTGGCTGATCGCTTCCAGAACCACGTGCTGCCATTCTTCAACCGGAATCTATGCTTTACGACAGGTTGCCGCTAA
- a CDS encoding alpha/beta hydrolase-fold protein, translated as MMRTIGIVMLLSASLCLAQGSGDFKPASSNVLDAQFPQVDSSSRVQIRFRAPDATKVRINFWSGEKADMEKQPDGFWTFTTKSMAPGLHYYTIVVDGAEVSDPGSTAYFGGSKWASAVEVPEAGADYYLPKEVPHGQVREVWYHSSVTGTWRHALVYLPPDYDAQTKTRCAVLYLQHGGGENETGWIRQGKANFILDNLIASGNTKPMIIVMANGYASRAGYVVPDLTGKPFGSPEFTKVMQERMSAFEDDMTQALIPFIDKTFRTIPDRDHRAMAGLSMGGMQTFQVTFDHLDLFSYIGGFSGAGNPFLAGNNKFDVKTSYHGALADPAAFAKRVHLLWIGVGTNEPERMKTGLESLHTSLDEGGVQHIFYESPGTDHEWQTWRRDLNDFAPRLFQPVGQQSRVDHGR; from the coding sequence ATGATGCGAACAATCGGAATCGTGATGTTGTTAAGTGCAAGCCTTTGCCTTGCTCAGGGCTCGGGCGATTTCAAGCCAGCTTCATCCAACGTTCTTGACGCCCAGTTTCCGCAGGTCGATAGCAGCTCGCGTGTCCAGATTCGCTTTAGGGCGCCCGATGCGACTAAGGTGCGGATCAATTTCTGGAGCGGCGAGAAAGCCGACATGGAGAAGCAGCCGGACGGGTTCTGGACCTTCACGACAAAATCCATGGCGCCCGGCCTTCACTACTACACGATCGTCGTCGACGGCGCAGAGGTCAGCGACCCGGGGAGCACAGCTTACTTCGGAGGCAGCAAATGGGCAAGCGCCGTTGAAGTTCCCGAAGCGGGCGCCGACTACTATCTACCTAAGGAAGTGCCACACGGCCAGGTGCGGGAAGTGTGGTATCACTCCAGCGTGACAGGGACGTGGCGGCACGCTCTGGTCTACCTGCCGCCGGACTACGACGCGCAGACGAAGACTCGCTGTGCAGTTCTCTATCTGCAACACGGCGGCGGCGAGAACGAAACCGGATGGATCCGGCAAGGCAAAGCAAATTTCATCCTCGACAACCTGATCGCGAGCGGCAATACGAAGCCGATGATCATCGTCATGGCCAATGGTTATGCGAGCCGCGCGGGATATGTCGTTCCTGACCTCACAGGAAAACCATTCGGTTCGCCAGAGTTCACTAAGGTCATGCAAGAGCGGATGAGCGCCTTTGAAGACGACATGACCCAAGCACTGATCCCATTTATCGATAAAACATTCCGCACAATTCCCGATCGCGATCACCGCGCCATGGCGGGTCTTTCCATGGGCGGGATGCAAACCTTTCAGGTCACCTTCGATCATCTCGATCTCTTCTCCTATATCGGCGGGTTTAGCGGTGCAGGCAATCCTTTCCTGGCGGGCAATAACAAGTTCGACGTGAAGACCTCATATCACGGAGCTCTGGCCGACCCCGCCGCATTCGCAAAGCGCGTGCACCTGCTGTGGATCGGCGTGGGCACCAATGAGCCAGAGCGTATGAAGACAGGGCTGGAGAGCCTGCACACCTCGCTGGATGAAGGAGGAGTTCAGCATATCTTCTACGAATCGCCCGGCACCGATCACGAATGGCAGACCTGGCGGCGCGACCTGAACGACTTCGCACCGCGACTATTCCAGCCGGTCGGTCAACAATCACGAGTGGATCATGGAAGGTAG
- a CDS encoding glycoside hydrolase family 9 protein, translated as MKEQRDPLMNIRIQLCFLLGLISGSTLFAADFSMRVTDKNYLNTQGFSVFLYDSTYHPVFVDQKNTAMEMILHGARIATNGDVRLMPTPEQWDLVATLKGRHADKANNRLTADLAFPSFDLSYTLEVAAEPGGVKVSINLDKPLSEKLAGRAGFNLEFLPSIYMGKSYLVDGTKAGIFPRTPNDPMVKVLPLADEPKKAYYLEDWDKAKGYTQPLPFAEGKSITLGVDDTLARVNVVSDTANLMLFDGRDRAQNGWFVLRSLIPSGKTSGAIVWHIHPDVIPNWTRPPMIAHSQVGYAPDFSKVAVVELDPQYNGPKTAKVLRLMEDGSYKQVFEGPITPSTPWLRYVYSKFDFTPVKDPGLYVIEYANQRTAPFPISKDAYANIWQDSLDHHIAEQMDHVSVREGYRVWHGASHLDDGRLAPVVGEQFDGWNQAAATDGKYKGGDHIPGMNVGGWYDAGDYDLEEPAQLSVIQSLALAYREFDLKYDELTVDEGAREVEMHRPDGVPDTVEQVKHGALLILAQFHNIGHSIRGTHEPDLRQYTHLGDGASKTDGRIYDSKLGPNEVRGDYSGKPDDRWIFSTTNPFFQWNAIAALAAASDVLKGYDAALAKDCLDTAIKAWNDEKAHPTPSPVSGAGGGAPANAPAAGVLAASQGVVSGSHTGAATASSGTVAQPTPATPPAPPAGRGAFSVGQDWAAALELTIATHGAEPYKSRLKELFPQMITSQQMGFRGWTAVRALPYLDASANDQLREAVKTYVADLNKQLDATPFGVPPSLGTWGGSGAVVDMAIRMYFLHKTFPDLVGPEYTLRAVNYVLGTHPVSSTSYVAGVGTVSKTKTYSNNRADNAYIPGAVIPGYIVIKPDFPECIDDFGFLWFEDEAVVAGSASWVLAGNAADAITKEAK; from the coding sequence GTGAAGGAGCAGCGCGATCCACTTATGAATATCCGAATTCAATTGTGTTTTCTCTTGGGACTGATCTCCGGTTCAACTCTCTTCGCTGCCGATTTCTCCATGAGGGTGACCGACAAGAATTACCTGAATACTCAGGGTTTCAGCGTGTTTCTGTACGACAGCACGTACCATCCAGTTTTCGTAGACCAGAAGAACACTGCCATGGAGATGATTCTCCACGGGGCACGCATTGCCACCAACGGCGACGTGCGCCTGATGCCAACGCCCGAACAGTGGGATCTGGTGGCGACCCTCAAAGGCCGCCACGCCGATAAGGCGAACAACCGGCTCACCGCTGACCTCGCTTTCCCGTCCTTCGATCTCAGCTATACCCTGGAAGTCGCTGCGGAACCAGGTGGCGTGAAGGTCAGCATCAATCTAGATAAGCCGTTATCTGAGAAACTGGCCGGGCGGGCGGGCTTCAACCTGGAGTTCCTGCCCTCGATCTACATGGGTAAGTCTTACCTTGTAGACGGAACCAAAGCCGGCATCTTTCCGCGAACGCCGAACGATCCGATGGTCAAGGTGTTGCCGTTGGCCGATGAGCCGAAGAAGGCGTACTACCTGGAAGATTGGGACAAGGCCAAGGGATACACGCAGCCGCTGCCATTTGCCGAGGGCAAGAGCATCACCCTGGGTGTCGATGACACGCTTGCCCGGGTCAACGTTGTTTCGGACACGGCGAACCTTATGCTCTTCGATGGACGCGATCGCGCGCAAAACGGCTGGTTTGTATTGCGTTCGCTGATCCCTTCCGGCAAAACTTCTGGGGCTATCGTGTGGCACATTCACCCCGATGTGATTCCGAACTGGACGCGCCCGCCGATGATTGCGCACAGCCAGGTTGGTTATGCGCCGGATTTCTCCAAGGTTGCGGTCGTCGAACTCGATCCCCAATACAACGGGCCGAAGACGGCCAAAGTGCTGCGCCTGATGGAGGATGGATCTTATAAACAAGTGTTCGAGGGCCCGATCACGCCTTCAACGCCCTGGCTGCGCTACGTTTATTCGAAATTCGACTTCACGCCGGTCAAGGACCCCGGTCTTTATGTAATCGAGTATGCAAACCAACGTACGGCGCCCTTCCCCATCTCCAAGGACGCTTACGCGAACATCTGGCAGGACAGCCTGGATCATCACATTGCGGAGCAAATGGATCATGTTTCCGTTCGCGAAGGCTACCGCGTGTGGCACGGCGCCTCGCATTTGGATGATGGCCGTCTCGCACCCGTGGTTGGGGAGCAATTCGATGGCTGGAATCAGGCCGCGGCAACAGACGGGAAATATAAAGGCGGCGATCACATTCCCGGGATGAACGTCGGCGGCTGGTATGATGCCGGCGACTACGACCTCGAGGAGCCTGCGCAGCTAAGCGTAATTCAGAGTCTGGCTCTGGCGTACCGCGAGTTTGATCTCAAGTACGACGAGCTTACTGTCGATGAAGGGGCGCGTGAGGTCGAGATGCATCGTCCGGATGGAGTGCCGGATACGGTGGAGCAAGTGAAGCACGGCGCGCTATTGATCCTGGCGCAGTTTCACAATATCGGCCACTCAATCCGCGGCACTCACGAACCGGATTTGCGCCAATATACCCATCTGGGCGATGGAGCGTCGAAAACCGACGGCCGCATCTATGACTCTAAACTTGGTCCGAATGAAGTGAGGGGGGATTACTCGGGCAAGCCGGACGACCGTTGGATTTTTTCCACAACAAACCCGTTCTTTCAGTGGAATGCCATTGCAGCGCTGGCTGCAGCGTCTGATGTGCTGAAAGGCTATGACGCCGCACTCGCAAAAGACTGCCTCGATACCGCAATTAAGGCATGGAACGACGAGAAGGCTCACCCGACGCCGTCTCCGGTGAGCGGGGCTGGCGGAGGAGCTCCGGCAAATGCTCCCGCAGCGGGCGTGTTGGCGGCGTCTCAGGGTGTGGTGTCTGGCTCTCATACGGGCGCGGCGACGGCTTCTAGCGGAACCGTTGCCCAACCGACTCCGGCAACTCCGCCAGCGCCTCCTGCTGGCCGTGGCGCGTTCAGCGTTGGGCAGGACTGGGCCGCGGCTCTGGAATTAACGATTGCCACACATGGCGCCGAGCCCTACAAGTCCCGCCTGAAGGAGTTGTTCCCTCAGATGATCACCTCCCAGCAGATGGGCTTCCGTGGCTGGACGGCAGTCCGGGCGTTGCCTTATCTGGACGCTAGCGCAAACGATCAGCTGCGGGAAGCGGTGAAGACCTACGTGGCGGATTTGAACAAGCAGTTGGACGCCACGCCGTTCGGTGTGCCCCCGAGCTTGGGCACCTGGGGCGGATCTGGCGCCGTGGTCGACATGGCTATCCGGATGTACTTTCTGCACAAGACGTTTCCGGATCTTGTGGGCCCCGAATATACGCTTCGCGCCGTCAATTACGTTCTTGGCACGCACCCGGTTTCCAGCACTTCGTATGTAGCTGGCGTCGGTACGGTCTCGAAGACGAAGACGTATAGCAACAACCGCGCCGACAATGCTTACATTCCAGGCGCCGTGATTCCGGGATACATCGTCATCAAGCCGGATTTCCCGGAGTGCATCGACGACTTCGGATTCCTTTGGTTCGAGGATGAAGCCGTCGTTGCCGGATCGGCAAGCTGGGTCCTGGCCGGCAACGCTGCGGACGCGATCACTAAGGAAGCAAAGTAA